TGCAGGCGGCGCCTCTCTTCAAGGATAAGAAGAAGTTTATCAAGATGGCTGATCCACTGCTTGACAATAGGTTCCCCCTGAAAGGCCTATACCAGGCACTTGCAATCTCATCAATGTGCCTACAAGAAGAAGCAAGCAGTCGCCCGCTAATCAGCGATGTGGTGACGGCGCTTACATTTCTTGCCGATCCAAACTATGATCCCCCAGATGACATCGAACCTCTACCCATATCAGCTCCCTTTTTGGACCAAGAAATTAGCCGAAGAGAACATGAATGTGGTGAAGAAAAATCGCAGCACAAAACAGAAGAAGATAACTGAAATGGTTTCTGAGATGAGCGAGCAGATGGTGGATCAAGCCAGCAAGGTTTGTAGAGGTACCAGATGGAGGAGAAATAGATGATATCTCTGTTGTAACGTACAGCCTATATAGGAAGGATGTAACAACATATCATGTTCCTGAATGAGATTAACATATGTTCTTCGATTAGGCATAATCAACCTTTTTGCAGCATAGAGAGATTTCTGGTGGAAGAATGGAGGCAGTGATTGATGGTAAACTGCAATTGTGGACGTTTAATGGTTTCAGTTGCACGGAGAATACCAAAATTAACATAGAATTGGTATTCAAAGATTGCACATTTGAGTTCATAAAATGAGATGAAATGGTGCATGTCTGTACATACCAACCACTACAGTCGCACTATTACCAAACATAATTGTGGTGCGAGAAAAGCTGTGGTGCCATATTTCCATTCTTAAGATGGATCTTTAATGATAACTGATCGTAAATTTTTAGCATTCCCATTTTAAGAACGAAGCTGCTAGAAAGACACATTCCCATTGTACAGAGCAGTAGAGCACCCATCTCAACCATTTCGCAGACATTAGCATCAAGAGGCTACAGATGAACATCAGGATCAGTATTTTGCTAGGAAATTCTCCGAAAAAAGCTGTCCCTCTTCAAGATGTGTTTTAGTCTTTTAGATCAGAAATTAACCACATAATTCCAGTAAATTGGCAGGCGTATGGCAATCCAAAACAATAAACAATGGCAAGACCAAAAAATCCCAGATCAAACAAATACTAGTCCAGGCATGCATAAGTCCCAACATCAGTAAAAGATCACACCACAACTGCTGCCTTGCTTCAAGTACCAAACCCCCACCAGCATTGGATTGGCAGCACAGTACAGTAGCGAAAAATCAGAGCGCACCTGCTAGGGCTGGCGAAGCAGCAAGGATGGCGAGAGACGGGAAGCCAACTCGCAATACCTAAACGCCGCAACCGCGACCCCGGCGAACAAGGACGAGCTGCATGGCCATGGCTGGGCCACCCGCCAAAACGGCGCGCCGGTAGAAGGAAAAAATGAGACAGTAATCGAGCTAGTTCGTAACCCCCACGACGAGCAGGAACAGTACCTCGCAGTGCCCCTGtcccggcggcgcgaggggagGAGACAAGCAAGCTGATCTGGTCCCCTGCCGGCGGCCGGTGCGCTGCCAGTGGCGGCGGGGCCAAGAGGTGGCCCCGTAGTGATGATGTGGTTGGACCTACTGCACGAAGGCTGCGCTGCCCAAAATACCAGGACGGCCCATCCATCTAAGAGGCCCGTGCCCGTCAGTCGAGAACTCAAACTGTCCTGGCCCATGAGCAATAGGCCTTTCTTCTgcgctgttttttttttccttcttgctATTTTTCTGCTCGCCTGTCATCGGAAAATTACGGCTGGAAAACTACGTGGCGGCTGCAGGAAGAAGGACATCTCACCGTAAGCTGTCACCAAGTTAAGCTGGAGCACGAAACACAGAGGAGACGTCGCCTTCGCGTCGCAGCCTAGCTTTGTGGTACCCATGACGACGTACAGCCCGATTATCATTTCCGTCTCTATCcctttaaaaaaatcgtaCTCCGTACATAAATTTCCGTCTCTATCTCGCCCTCTATTTTTAACAACTGTTTTATCCGCATaattgtactctctccgttccgaAATAATTGACTTGATTTTGTAGAAATtcttagagtaaatttcacaaaatcacaatTTTTGTGTCAGTCGTGTCGCTGAACCATAATTAACAGAAAACcgttcacaaaaccacacattttgagtcAAATTGTCTCAGTCAGCCCGAAAACGAGTGGTTTGACGGTTTTGCTTTATTTCTTACGGGTGGACCCACCTGTTGTACGTCACGTTGGGCCCAACCCGACCTGATCCGTTAGCCCGCGATTAAACCCTCAGCCTCCTTCTCACTCCCGCAAGTTTTCAGGGCCGACGTAGCGTCcaacaggtgggccccaccggtaaaaaatcaagcaaaaccgCGAAATCACCTGGTCTTCGGGCTGAGTGAGACAACTTGACTAAAAAATTGTGATTCCGCGAAAGGTTTTTTGTTAACTGTGGTTCAGCGACACGACTACCAAAAAACTGTGATTTTgcgaaatttactcaaattcTTATAAAAATACACGTaacttattttggaacggaggaagtagtattAATTCTCAGACTTAGACTTGCACCCCGGTATTAAAAAAGATCTCCAATACCTTTCAAGAAATCTCCAGCCTAATGGCAAAAAATATCTCACGTCTTTGTCGATCTATGATCAGCCTCAGGGAGAGAGTTGGCATCGGATTCTCGTTGTTTCCTCGTGTCCTTGCAATGCCCATTGAATAATAGGTATTCATAATCCTCTTTATTTATGGTACACTCCAGTAGTATGTACGTTAACGCCGCTAATTATGCCCTTCACATGATGCAGATGCATGTGCcaccgccagcagcagcagcagccacatgAATCCTTCGGAACCAGTGATGGTCAATGCCGTACTTAATTCATGTGAGGAGGTAGTACTCACCCACTGTATTAAGCGCTGCACATGGCCACTCCATCCATGTGATCCTAATTTATTGTACTAATAGCTTTGGCTAATGCGATTAGTACTCCACTTGCATTACATCTAATCCAtcgagggagtatatatatgtacacatTAGTACAGTACGTTGGTTGTGATGTGCTCCAACTTGCAAGAGTGATGAAACCTGTGATCCGTTATATATGtacccttttcttttgaaacaGCAGGAAGCCTGTGAATCATTGAATGGATCCAGCAGATCTTTGTATATATTCCCCGGTGATTAATTAATATTCCTAGTTTGTTAATTAATCAAGCCGTCCAAAGACTGAGGAATCTTACGAGAGGGCACTATTCgaaattcaaaaattcaaacaatgGAAACAAAACGGTACACAGGGAGATGACGAGAACAGCCCCATGTGCTCCATTTGTCACTGCTCGCTGACAAATGGAATCTACGAGAACGGCCGTGCGGCCCTTTGTTGCAGAGCCGAGCGGCATCATGCATTCTCAACACATGCTGGAACTCGATCGGCGCGTAGTGGTGAGAGAAACCGACCTCTTCGATCCCCATAACAGAACATATATAAAATCGATTACCTGCAGCTTACTCCTATATATGCTGTtcgcattcaaatttgaaggGCGCCTACTTTACTTGGCTGCTTACCTATTTGGGAGAAGTTTATATAAATGCACGTATACATATTGTCATTGAgtcattgcattgcatgcagtGTCACATCGTGTATGTGGATATGGATACGCAATGCACGCGTTGCAGCAAAAGTAGAAACTAATTAAGCAATACTATCTCTGTGTGTCGCCCGAAAGCAGGGGCCGGCACTCTAGTTGGATTTACCTACAATATGATGGAATATATTCACTGGTGCATTTATCTTCACACTACTCTGACTCTTAGATATGGCAAAACAAAGCCAAAACAAAGAAGCTAATTGCTAATAAGCATTACTATTTCCTAACTATGATCCTAACGACATTTTTAGCATGTTACACAATTGTTATGCACGATGTTCGCGAATGAATGTAGACCGGACCGACCACCACGCACATAACGGGCGGTGCCTACTCAACGTGATTCCTCCCTAATGGGTTCCATTTTTAGAGGCTCTTTGGCGGAAGCCGCTTGTTATCTATCCCTTTTGGCCAATTCATAGGTCCCTCTGTCGTAAAGGTGAGATGactacatatatatggcagcAAACACTAGAAAAGAGCAATGCAAAAGGGCGACACACATGTGGTATTTAAACAGTGGAAGTCAAACGTGACACGGTAAGAGAGTCAGGGTAAAAGGGAAATACAGCGGTGGAGTCTAAGACGTCCTTTTCTATCCTCGTTTAGTTACCCAAACATGTCATAACTGGGTATGTGTACGATGCTTCGTCGGTCTAATTTGTCATGTTTCATTTCTCTCTCGAAGATCTTTGTTTTGTAGTGCGCACTTACTCATAGCGGTGGCTCTATCTATTCAGTGGTGATGTGTATCTAGATTTGGATCTCTACGTGTCTAGCGGTGTTACTTGGACTGATTGTATATGTCTATCTATATAGCGGTGGTGACTGTTTGTTTCGGATGTCTGACTCGGATGTGACGTCGACAATAgcatctatctatctatctatctatctatctatctaacGGTGACGTATTTGTTTGTCGATCTTTATCAATCTATCTACTCATAGCGGtattgcttgttttttttaatacataCATGTATTTTGGCAGGCGGAGTCACGTGTCGCCTCACAGAGAGGTAGTTCTCCACCTTCCTACCGTACTCCACATACATATTTCATATATGTATTGCATACATATGAATAGAAACACTTTCAACGAAAAGTTGGCAGAGATTTCTGATGTTATCTCCTTTCTGTGAATGCGAGCTTGCAATCTCGATTATTGGTTAGATAACATACAAAGCACACAAAATCCATATGTAAATATATCGATGACAACAAACAATATAAAACTTATAAAAACCACCCAAATCCATATGTAAATGAATCATTCATCATAAATTAAACGTAATTAACATCAATTGTATGcctttttgaagaaaaatgacTGCCGCCTTGAATTGCCATCCACTCGACCCAACCACAGTTTCCAGTATTTTCTAGCAAGTACCACCACTGAACTGCCATCCGCTCGACCCAGCCAAGAAACAACCACCATGGAGGCCGACCACCAACCAAAGCAAACAGCCCCACCAGTGGCACAATAGGTAAATTGCCCGCACTTGGAGGCCTCTTTTCTCTACCACTGTCTATAAATCATGGAGGACACCTCACCTTCCATCTCCTCTCACCTTCTCTGACCGGTGGACTCTGTGGGCGGAGCAAAGTGGGAGCCAGCCAagtctcctcttctcttcctcgcAGCGTTGTTGATTCGTCCCCAAATCTAGGTTTCTTCCCGTCGAAATTCTGGGCCAAATCGACCAAGGTATGCGACTATCTCCTCTAACGGCATCTCCCCATCGCTGTTTCCTTAGCTCTTCCCCAACAGCCCAACCGCATCTCCCCATCTTCTCCGTTAGGATCCAGGAATCCTCCGCCCAACACCGCCTACGCTCGGCGCCCCTGCACCCCGCGGCGCCTCCGCCCGCCCGGTGCAGCAGATCTGGGCTTTCGGGATTAGGGTTCCACCAAATTGTGTTTAAATGTGAACCCCCCGATAGATCTATTTGAAAGTTGTGATTTGGGGTTCTTTGACGAAATTGTGTACCAAAATGTTCTGTTTGCATGGTCGAAAGACTGATTTGTGTGGTAGAAAGCTCGGTTTTAGTTGGAACTGGTCATAAACACGAGTTGGGTCAGTGGAAGCTCCATTTTTTGTAGTAGAAACCTTGTTATGATCTAGGTAATTGTTGCAATTTTGATTTGAAAGCTATTTTATTGTTGAATAGAATGTTAGCTATTTTGGCTCCTCTCAAACTGGAACCTTGTTATGATCTATCAAAGTGCGGTTTACAGTTCCAGAAATTGCTCGGTAGCTGTTTTTTTAATCCTACGCCAGCAGCGGTGGCCCTCATCAGTGATGGTAGCCGCACAAGCACGGGAGCAGAATACGAGAAGAGGGTTATCGTCATGACAGCAGTACAATGGGCTAGTGGGGAAGATAGGAGTTGGAAGGCGGCAGGGGGCGTTTCTGACAGCTTGTTGCTGTTGAAGCTCAACCGTCGGGGTGATCGCCCTTAAATGATTgatctgtgttttttttcttctcatcaAGTTGTCTGAAAAAAATACCCACCTAGCTTGGTtgttggtctttttttttctatactGAGCTGTAAATATAAGTTTATTAGGATCAAATTGACCAAATTAAAATCACAATCAGGATGGTTTGACAAAGTGATATTTTGCTCAATTCAGTTGGTTTATTCAGTAAGCAATCcgttattattattttttgagaggagCAGTCCGTTATTTATACAAAGATCAACGATCGTTATGCTAACAATTATACATAACATACAGCAATCAAGATACGAAATTTCAGTTCAGAAACTAATCCCTTGCCCTTTTGCTATGTGCCTACGACTGTGAGATTGCTTACACCACCTCGTGGGCATCTTGATGCGTGGATAAACTGAGAAGGAATGGATCATCTGGTCGTGTGTGACACTATCGATGCATGATATAAATGAGAAAATAAAGATTCAGCAAGGATGCACATGTAGTTAGGGTTGTAAGATGTAGATACCATAAGGCGATTAGCAAGGCACTGGcacattttttatttacatCAAGCGGTAGAAACTAATGGGGTGGGAAATGGAATCGAAATTTTGCTGCATCGGAACAGTTCAGGCAACACAAGTACACCTAATGTACTCTCAGCAATTGAATTAATGGGAAGGAAAGGCAAGAGCCAATTTCCTGGAAACTTGTTCCGTCAAAATAGTGTAATATCGGTTTGTCTGATCCATCAGTTCAGTTTCAAACTTGTCACTATacttaattttttctttttgcttttgTAGCTTGGCAATTAACTAGTGGTCTAATGTGGTCCTAAAGTTAGTTAGCAGCTTCTAAAGTTTCATATTTGCAATGTGTTTATGTATAGCATAAACTGTTGCACAAAATTATTTGAAATTCTATGTTGCATGGAGATATGTTGATGCAATATCATTGTGTCCCACTGTGCATTTAATTTTGGAAAGGATGATCTTGTACTGATAACTGATATGTTAAAGTCTTTCTTGCAAAAGGCAGAGAGCTTGAACTGAGCTATGGACAACTTATGGCATCTTGGAGATGAGTTCCGTGGGCAATCAAAGGTGGCAGAGGACCGGCAATGGTCTCTCATGACCTCGAAGTTGGCTGAGATAACAAAGTCAAAGGCTGAGAGGATGAATGACTTTGACTATGCACGCATGAACACTGTCACTGATGTGAAGCAGTGGGATAAGCTACCCTACCACCAAGAAGACAACAAGATGGACCACCTCAATCTTGGCTTCATGAACCTAGACCTTAAGATGAATGATCTCAAGATGAATGAGGCTGCCATGAAGTACCCTTTCCGCAACATGGCCTATAACATGAATCCGATGTACTCCAAGGGAAGCAATGGTAACGCAAATGCGTTCAAGATGAATGTTGGGGTGAACAAATATTCAAATAATCCAAATGGGAAAGAGGCAAATGGCAAACACAATGGTGGTAACAACAACAATGgaagcaacagcaacaacagtTCTGTTGACAAGCGCTTCAAAACATTGCCAACAAGTGAGATGCTACCGCGGAATGAAGTTCTTGGTGGATACATCTTTGTCTGCAACAATGATACCATGCAGGAGGATCTTAAGAGGCAGCTTTTTGGTTTGTGCTACTATATATCCTTGTAAATTATCTCTTGTATCGTTTTGGAAAAATATTACTAGTTACTTTTTTATATAGCATCTCAACATTTATTACTTTCTGCAGGTTTGCCAGCAAGATATCGTGATTCAGTCCGGGCTATTACTCCTGGTCTACCTCTTTTCCTCTACAATTACACTACCCATCAGCTCCATGGGGTGTTTGAGGTGTGTGATTATTTGATTTTCTGATAATCACAGGTTTCTGTATGAACTTCTTAAAAGTTGTTTGTTTGTCATGCGTAAATGCTTGTATCAATAGATAAAAATTTATGCAGCTTAGAGACCAAAATAAATACCAGGCTTTCACTGTGTTCTTCCATTTTAGATGGATTATTTAAGCTGTCTAGcccttctctttgtttttaTGCTTATGCCTACATATGTACTTTCTTGAAACAACATTTAAAATAGGAAATGTATTTCTGATGGTCTAGATACTTTAGCATATGTAACCAAGAATCATGAATTCCAGGCAATCTCACTTTCTGATGGCTCTGTTACATTGCACTCTTTAATGGGCCACTATAGTTAGTGTCAGTGCAGGTTGGTAGTATGTACTAGTATTCTATGCTTCCTTGTTAAGTTACAATCCTTCATTTTTGTTGCTGCCCTACTGTTTCTACTAAGTTGGAACCTGCAGTCCAGGATTTAGAACCCTACTAGCCAAACATGCATTTGTATTGCTGCCGATGCCACCTAAGAATTGTATCTTGTTCTTTAAGTTCCATTTTCGAAATGCACATTTGCCTCAATTGAAATCTAGCAGGTTGTGGACTTGTCTTTCAGTGTTCTAACCAGATTTTGCTTTTCAGGCTGCTAGTTTTGGAGGATCTAACATTGATCCCACTGCTTGGGAAGATAAGAAGTGTAAAGGGGAATCCAGATTCCCAGCTCAGGTAATGACCAAAGTTGGCGTATGTTTATGAACCTTCAGGTTTTGTTTTCATGCTCTGAAGTTATCTTCAACATATCAGGTGAGGATCCGCATCAGAAAGATTTGCAAGGCTTTGGAAGAGGATGCTTTTAGGCCAGTCTTGCACCACTATGATGGTCCTAAATTTCGCCTTGAGCTCTCCATAGCAGAGGTATATAGCTGTTGTTCACATGGTTTGTCTATGCTGTTATGTGATATGTTATTGAGTCATGCAAATGCAATGACAGCTATCTCCAGAGGAACTGTAGAAGCACTTTTGCAGTTTATGCTGTTGGCCATGATAATTATTATTGTTTGTTGTTTAGGTTTAATTTTACTGCTAACATGCCCGATCATGTTTTAGTGTGCCCAGTTGTCTCTTTTCTTTACGAGCATAACTCTGGCTTTGATGGTGTTCATCTAGTCTGCAATTTCATGCCTTCCATTATCTATTTATGTGGATATTTTCAAGGATAAGTAGATCTAGACATGCCTCAAAGTAAAATGTTTTGGGCCTACCCTTTTTTCCCCAATAGTGAATCTCCTTCTGATGTTACATTTCATGTAAAATGCTTGCATAAGAAAGGGTAAACggtatttctaaaaagtgacATTTTAACTGAACATTCTTGTCCCAATTCTGCAGACACTGTCACTGCTAGACCTGTGCAAGACCGAAGGTGTCTGAGTCGCTGCAGAGGTGGTTGCTTTGTGGTTTTAGTAAATATCATCCCTGTATGTCGTGGAAGGTAGTTCGCGATGTTCTTGTTCATGAAGCGCAAGCTG
The Brachypodium distachyon strain Bd21 chromosome 2, Brachypodium_distachyon_v3.0, whole genome shotgun sequence genome window above contains:
- the LOC100827773 gene encoding B2 protein, which encodes MDNLWHLGDEFRGQSKVAEDRQWSLMTSKLAEITKSKAERMNDFDYARMNTVTDVKQWDKLPYHQEDNKMDHLNLGFMNLDLKMNDLKMNEAAMKYPFRNMAYNMNPMYSKGSNGNANAFKMNVGVNKYSNNPNGKEANGKHNGGNNNNGSNSNNSSVDKRFKTLPTSEMLPRNEVLGGYIFVCNNDTMQEDLKRQLFGLPARYRDSVRAITPGLPLFLYNYTTHQLHGVFEAASFGGSNIDPTAWEDKKCKGESRFPAQVRIRIRKICKALEEDAFRPVLHHYDGPKFRLELSIAETLSLLDLCKTEGV